In the genome of Armatimonadota bacterium, one region contains:
- a CDS encoding Fic family protein has protein sequence MAGPQGKLADSHEALKKLQDRGLVAIRSAELTRTHRERLVRGGFLQQAMKGWYIPARPDGAGGESTAWYSSFWSFCAAYLNARFGTEWSLSPEQSLSLHAGNWAVPRQLVVRSPSARNRVTPLPHETSLLDVRAALPAEGHREEQEGLRLFSLPAALIACSPSYFPRRATDTRTALTMVRDASDLLAVLLAGGHSTAAGRLAGAFRNIGRARIADDILKTMRAASYDARESDPFSDRSVFALPVREHSPHVNRIRMMWQQMRGPVIEIFPAAPGTIADVNGYLQAVEDVYVTDAYHSLSIEGYRVSPALIERVRTGAWNPDHDYNDREHRDALAARGYWQAYQAVGASVRKVLGGDNPGAVADADHADWYRELLAPSVTAGIINAADLAGYRSGQVYIQRSKHIPPRHEAVRDLMPAFFDLLRAEEEPRVRVVLGHFVFVYIHPYMDGNGRMARFLMNVMLAAGGYPWTVLPVEERSQYVAALEAASVEQNVEQFAAFLARLVQARLEGRPMPTLPTN, from the coding sequence GTGGCAGGACCACAAGGCAAACTGGCTGATTCCCATGAGGCGCTCAAGAAGCTTCAGGACCGTGGTTTGGTCGCCATCCGCTCGGCCGAGCTGACTCGCACGCATCGGGAGCGGCTCGTACGCGGCGGCTTCCTACAGCAGGCCATGAAGGGTTGGTACATCCCAGCCCGGCCGGACGGAGCTGGCGGCGAAAGCACGGCTTGGTACTCCTCTTTCTGGAGCTTCTGCGCGGCCTACCTGAATGCGCGGTTCGGGACGGAGTGGTCCCTGTCTCCTGAGCAGTCTCTGTCTTTGCATGCTGGCAACTGGGCCGTGCCGCGCCAATTGGTCGTCCGCTCGCCCTCCGCACGCAACCGCGTCACCCCGCTGCCACACGAAACCTCTCTCCTCGATGTACGGGCTGCGCTGCCGGCGGAAGGACACAGGGAAGAGCAAGAAGGTTTGCGGCTGTTCTCTCTGCCGGCAGCGCTGATCGCCTGTTCCCCAAGCTACTTCCCCCGGAGGGCCACCGATACGCGCACGGCCCTCACGATGGTGCGTGATGCTTCGGACCTTCTAGCCGTGCTCCTGGCCGGCGGCCACAGCACAGCGGCAGGCCGTCTCGCCGGCGCCTTCCGCAACATCGGCCGCGCACGCATTGCCGACGACATCCTCAAGACGATGCGGGCAGCTAGCTATGACGCACGCGAGAGTGATCCGTTCAGTGACCGATCCGTGTTCGCTCTACCCGTGCGCGAGCACTCTCCCCACGTCAACCGCATTCGCATGATGTGGCAGCAGATGCGGGGCCCGGTGATAGAGATATTCCCCGCCGCGCCTGGGACTATCGCTGACGTCAACGGGTATCTGCAGGCCGTTGAAGACGTGTATGTTACGGACGCCTACCATTCACTGTCGATCGAAGGATACCGCGTTAGTCCGGCCCTCATCGAGCGCGTACGCACCGGCGCGTGGAACCCTGATCATGACTACAATGACCGAGAACACCGCGACGCGCTGGCCGCGCGCGGCTATTGGCAGGCCTATCAAGCTGTCGGGGCGAGCGTGCGAAAGGTGCTGGGGGGAGACAACCCAGGCGCAGTCGCTGACGCTGACCATGCCGACTGGTACCGGGAGCTCCTTGCGCCGAGTGTGACTGCCGGAATCATCAATGCAGCGGACCTCGCAGGGTACCGCAGTGGCCAGGTCTATATCCAGCGCTCAAAGCACATACCGCCTCGCCATGAAGCAGTTCGTGATCTCATGCCAGCGTTCTTCGATCTGCTGCGCGCAGAGGAAGAACCCCGTGTGCGCGTGGTACTGGGGCATTTCGTCTTTGTGTACATCCATCCCTATATGGATGGCAATGGCCGCATGGCGCGATTCCTGATGAATGTCATGCTTGCCGCCGGCGGCTATCCGTGGACGGTCCTGCCGGTTGAGGAACGCAGCCAGTATGTGGCGGCGCTCGAGGCGGCGAGCGTCGAGCAGAACGTTGAGCAGTTCGCGGCCTTCCTGGCTCGTCTGGTGCAAGCGCGGCTCGAGGGCCGCCCTATGCCCACATTGCCCACCAATTAG
- a CDS encoding peptidase M55 has translation MRVVIWADMEGVAGISTWEQVGGSLPLYEEGRRLYTEEINAAVRGALAAGATEVVVIDGHGGSHPGARGFLSLIPERIEPGARYVLGHTWTRHIEPLERGCDAALLVAAHAMSGTPGGVLSHTVSSESWYAATINGTEVGETGIVAAIAGCWNTPVVFLSGDEAVCREAQALLGPELVTAAVKQGLGRFSARHLAPAEARALIESRVREALVRGAATGGAATGGAPTGRQGWPSPLRFAAPVTFQVELTTPDKAEAFRGRAGVEVVGPRTVRAIGENFWHAWDAFWHHG, from the coding sequence ATGCGCGTTGTGATTTGGGCCGACATGGAAGGCGTGGCCGGCATCTCCACCTGGGAGCAGGTAGGCGGCAGCCTGCCGCTCTACGAGGAGGGGCGCCGTCTCTACACCGAGGAGATCAACGCCGCGGTCCGCGGCGCTCTGGCCGCAGGGGCAACCGAGGTCGTGGTGATTGACGGGCACGGGGGAAGCCATCCCGGAGCGCGTGGCTTCTTGAGCCTGATCCCCGAGCGCATCGAGCCCGGCGCCCGCTACGTGCTCGGCCATACGTGGACGCGCCACATCGAGCCGCTTGAACGCGGATGCGATGCCGCCCTGCTTGTGGCCGCGCACGCGATGTCCGGCACGCCCGGCGGTGTCCTGTCCCACACCGTCTCTTCGGAATCCTGGTACGCCGCCACGATCAACGGGACCGAGGTCGGGGAGACCGGCATCGTCGCCGCGATCGCCGGCTGCTGGAACACCCCGGTCGTGTTTCTGTCCGGGGATGAGGCGGTGTGCCGCGAGGCCCAGGCCCTGCTCGGTCCCGAGCTCGTGACCGCTGCGGTGAAGCAGGGGCTGGGCCGGTTCTCCGCGCGGCACCTGGCGCCGGCCGAGGCCCGCGCGCTGATAGAATCAAGGGTCAGGGAAGCCCTGGTCCGGGGAGCCGCGACCGGAGGAGCCGCGACCGGAGGAGCACCGACCGGCCGGCAGGGCTGGCCGTCTCCGCTCAGGTTCGCCGCACCGGTGACGTTTCAGGTAGAGCTGACCACCCCGGACAAAGCGGAGGCATTCCGCGGCCGCGCAGGCGTCGAGGTAGTCGGGCCGCGCACAGTGCGCGCCATCGGCGAGAACTTCTGGCATGCCTGGGACGCGTTCTGGCACCATGGCTAG
- a CDS encoding nucleotidyl transferase AbiEii/AbiGii toxin family protein, with amino-acid sequence MKYKTAQALRQALRARLERIAHQTGLDMPTLQRRLVIQQFLARLLRVVDHGWVLTGGAALDWRLAQRQDFQRRVTVDLDVLYRATEETIRAAFSAAAQVDLGDGLRYVIVPTRRTDAATASYGFHLTAYIGTVPYLKARVDVGVVDPLEWEPEFLPAPLSIPDLGIGGFTIPGLPIPHAIAEKVHAITKIVDGLERSRMAKDMADLALMARTERFAASEVRAALEAVFEAYRTHAMPTAIPVMPNRWTGDYAEIATELGLPPDSTIGHSLVSTCLDPVLSGQARGEWDPDSQSWQE; translated from the coding sequence ATGAAGTACAAGACGGCCCAGGCCCTGCGTCAGGCGCTAAGGGCCCGACTGGAAAGGATTGCACACCAAACCGGGTTGGACATGCCGACGCTGCAACGCCGCTTAGTAATCCAGCAATTCCTCGCGCGGCTGCTGAGAGTCGTCGACCATGGATGGGTCCTCACGGGGGGAGCGGCACTCGACTGGCGTCTCGCACAGCGCCAGGACTTCCAACGGCGGGTTACCGTGGACCTGGACGTCCTCTACCGTGCGACTGAGGAAACAATCCGAGCTGCCTTTTCCGCCGCAGCCCAGGTGGACCTCGGTGACGGGCTCCGCTATGTCATCGTTCCGACGCGCCGGACCGATGCTGCGACGGCGTCGTACGGGTTTCACCTCACAGCGTACATCGGCACGGTGCCATACCTGAAGGCGCGGGTCGACGTGGGCGTGGTCGACCCTCTCGAATGGGAGCCCGAGTTCTTGCCCGCTCCCCTATCGATCCCGGATTTGGGCATCGGTGGTTTCACGATCCCGGGCCTCCCGATTCCCCACGCGATTGCCGAAAAGGTGCACGCGATCACGAAGATAGTGGACGGCTTGGAACGATCACGAATGGCCAAGGACATGGCCGATCTGGCGCTGATGGCACGAACCGAGCGCTTTGCCGCGTCGGAGGTGCGTGCAGCATTGGAGGCGGTCTTTGAGGCTTACAGAACACACGCCATGCCAACGGCAATTCCGGTGATGCCCAATCGTTGGACTGGCGACTACGCAGAGATCGCCACTGAGTTGGGGCTCCCGCCAGATTCGACCATCGGACACTCATTAGTCAGCACCTGTTTGGACCCTGTGCTGAGCGGGCAGGCGCGAGGGGAATGGGATCCAGACTCGCAAAGCTGGCAAGAGTGA